The Mangifera indica cultivar Alphonso chromosome 8, CATAS_Mindica_2.1, whole genome shotgun sequence genome has a window encoding:
- the LOC123224474 gene encoding lysine histidine transporter 1-like — MVGVGVLGLPYAMANLGWGPGVVILVLSWIITLYTLLQMVEMHEMVPGRRFNRYHELGQYALGERVGLYVVVPQEVTAEIGACIVYMLTGGKSLKKFHDTVCSTCKDIKLTYFIMIFASVHFVLSQLPNFNSIFCVSLGAALMSLSYSAIAWAASLHKGIQPNVEYGYKAKSTSGTVFNFFSALGTMAFAFAGHNVVLEIQAKIPSSPEKPSKSTMWKGVVVAYIVVALCYFPVAVIGYWEFGNTVEQNILLSLEKPVWLIGMANMFVVVHVIRSYQIYAMRVFDRLETLFERKLNFKPSTPLRFIVRSIYVVFTMFMAITFPVFGGQIGFFGGIIAPTTYTLPCMMWLAIKKPTKYSLSWWTNLACIAFGTCVKILSDIGGLRSIIVKARDYQFYS, encoded by the exons ATGGTTGGAGTCGGTGTCCTCGGTCTTCCTTATGCAATGGCAAATCTTGGATG GGGTCCTGGTGTTGTAATATTAGTTTTGTCATGGATCATAACTCTATACACTCTTTTGCAAATGGTCGAGATGCACGAGATGGTTCCTGGAAGAAGATTTAACAGATACCACGAACTGGGGCAGTATGCCCTTGGCGAGAGGGTTGGTCTGTACGTAGTGGTTCCACAAGAAGTTACTGCTGAAATTGGTGCTTGCATTGTTTACATGCTTACCGGCGGCAAATCCCTAAAGAAGTTCCATGACACCGTGTGCAGCACTTGCAAAGACATAAAGCTGACCTATTTCATCATGATATTTGCGTCTGTTCACTTTGTTCTCTCCCAACTGCCCAACTTCAACTCCATTTTTTGCGTGTCACTGGGCGCGGCTCTCATGTCTTTGAG TTACTCTGCTATTGCTTGGGCCGCTTCACTCCACAAGGGTATTCAACCAAATGTTGAGTATGGGTACAAAGCTAAGTCAACAAGCGGAACTGTGTTTAACTTCTTTAGTGCCTTGGGGACTATGGCTTTTGCTTTTGCAGGCCACAATGTGGTGCTTGAAATTCAAGCGAAAATTCCTTCTTCACCTGAGAAGCCATCAAAGAGTACTATGTGGAAAGGAGTTGTCGTCGCCTACATAGTTGTTGCCTTGTGCTACTTTCCTGTTGCTGTAATTGGGTATTGGGAATTTGGCAATACTGTTGAACAAAACATCCTCCTTTCCTTAGAAAAACCTGTCTGGCTTATTGGAATGGCTAACATGTTCGTTGTTGTCCATGTTATTCGGAGCTACCAG ATCTATGCAATGCGAGTGTTTGACAGGTTAGAAACGTTATTTGAGaggaaattgaattttaaacccAGCACCCCTCTTCGTTTTATTGTCCGCAGTATATATGTTG TGTTCACAATGTTCATGGCCATTACTTTCCCCGTCTTCGGCGGTCAAATTGGATTTTTTGGAGGAATTATTGCGCCAACAACATACACT CTGCCCTGCATGATGTGGCTCGCCATCAAGAAACCAACGAAATACAGCTTGTCTTGGTGGACTAACTTG GCATGCATTGCATTCGGTACCTGTGTGAAGATCCTATCAGACATTGGAGGTTTGAGGTCAATCATAGTTAAGGCAAGGGATTATCAGTTCTACTCTTGA